CGCGATAAGCCCCGTTCCCTCCGGATGTCCTCGGGGGAACGGGGCTTCCGCTCGGTCGCGGCGGCGGAGGTCAGACCTGGAGCAGGCGCTCCAGGGTCACGGCGATGCCGTCCTCGTCGTTCGACGCGGTGATCTCGGAGGCCACGGCCTTCAGGTCGTCATGCGCGTTGGCCATCGCCACACCGTGCGCGGCCCAGCCGAACATCGGTATGTCGTTGGGCATGTCACCGAACGCGATGGTGTCCGCCGCGCGCAGCCCCAGCCGACGGGAGGCCAGCGAGAGACCGGTGGCCTTGTTGAGCCCCAGCGGGAGGATCTCCACGATCCCCTCGCCCGCCATGACCACATCCACCAGAGCGCCCACGGTCTCCCGCGCGGCTTCGGCCAGAGCGTCGTCGCCGAGGGTGGGGTGCTGGATGTAGATCTTGTTCAGGGGGGCCGCCCACAGCTCGGAGCGGTCCGCGAGAGCGATCACCGGCAGGGGTCCCTCATGGACCGCGTAACCGGGGCTGACGAGCACCTCGCCATCGAGACCGTCCCGGCTCGCCGCCAGCGCCAGCGGACCGACCTCGGCCTCCAGCTTGGACAGCGCGAGCCCGGCGAGCTGCCGGTCCAGCGTCAGCGAGGTCAGCAGCCGGTGCTCACCGGCGTGGTAGAGCTGCGCCCCCTGGCCGCAGACGGCCAGCCCCTCGTAGCCGAGGTCGTCGAGTATGTGCCGGGTCCAGGGCACGGACCGGCCGGTGACGACGATGTGCGCCGCGCCCGCCGCCGTGGCGGCGGCCAGCGCCTCACGGGTGCGCCGCGAGACCGTCTGGTCCTCGCGCAGCAGCGTGCCGTCGAGGTCCGTCGCGATCAGCGTGTACGGAAAGAGGGCCGGGCTCACTTGGCGACCGGCTCCAGCAGCTCCCGGCCGCCGAGGTAGGGGCGGAGCACCGGGGGCACCCGGACCGACCCGTCGGCGAGCTGGTGGTTCTCCAGGAGCGCCACGATGGTGCGCGGGACCGCGCACAGCGTGCCGTTGAGCGTCGCCAGCGGCTGGACCTTCTTGCCCTCCCGCATCCGCACCGACAGCCGGCGGGCCTGGAAGCTGTCGCAGTTCGACGCGGAGGTCAGCTCGCGGTACTTGCCCTGGGTGGGAATCCACGCCTCGCAGTCGTACTTGCGCGAGGCGGAGGCACCGAGGTCACCGGTGGCCACGTCGATCACCTGGAACGGCAGCTCCAGGCTGGTCAGCCACTGCTTCTCCCACTCCAGCAGCCGCTTGTGCTCGGCCTCGGCGTCCTCCGGCATCACATAGGAGAACATCTCGACCTTGTCGAACTGGTGCACACGGAAGATGCCCCGGGTGTCCTTGCCGTACGTACCGGCCTCGCGGCGGTAGCAGGGCGAGAAACCGGCGTACCGCAGCGGAAGCTGGTCCGCGTCGATGATCTCGTCCATGTGGTACGCGGCGAGCGGCACCTCGGAGGTGCCGACCAGGTAGTAGTCGTCCTTCTCCAGGTGGTAGACGTTCTCGGCGGCCTGGCCGAGGAAGCCGGTGCCCTCCATGGCGCGGGGGCGGACCAGCGTCGGGGTCAGCATCGGGGTGAAACCGGCCTCGGTCGCCTGGGCGATCGCCGCGTTCACCAGCGCCAGCTCCAGCAGGGCGCCGACACCGGTGAGGTAGTAGAAGCGCGAGCCCGAGACCTTGGCGCCGCGCTCGACGTCGATGGCGCGGAGGGCCTCGCCCAGCTCCAGATGGTCCTTGGGCTCGAAACCCTCGGCGGCGAAGTCGCGGATCGTGCCATGGGTCTCCAGGACGACGAAGTCGTCCTCGCCGCCGACCGGGACGTCCTCGTGGACGATGTTCCCGAGGCGCAGCAGCAGCCGCTTGGCCTCCTCGTCGGCCTCGTTCTGCGTGGCTTCGGCGGCCTTGACCTCGCTCTTCAGCTGCTCCGCCCGCTTCAGCAGCTCCGCCCGCTCCTCGGGCGACGCCTTGGGGACGAGCTTGCCGAGCTGCTTCTGCTCGGAGCGCAGCTCGTCGAAGCGGACGCCGGACGACCTGCGCCGCTCATCGGCGGAGAGCAGGGCGTCGACAAGCTCGACGTCCTCTCCACGGGCGCGCTGGGAGGCGCGAACACGGTCGGGGTCCTCACGGAGCAGGCGAAGGTCAATCACCCCACCAGGCTACCCGGGTGCGCTCCCGGCCCGGCCACTCCTTTACCGCCACCTACGGCTTTTTGTCTAAATTGCTCGTTTTGCCGGATTGGGTGAGCGAGATTCTGAATGCAGTGATGTGTGATGGTGCCGTCAAGCCGGAGTGTCCGCATTCGCCGGTACGGGGCAGGGGTGAGGCTGAAATTTGACCCATGTCCGGTGTGTCGTGCGGCACTTGGCCGGACCTTGTCCACAGGATTGCGGGATTCCAGAAAGTTATCCACAGGCTGTGCGGAAGTCTTGTGGATCGTGGAGCATAGCCATAACGCGATCGGCGAAGGAGCGGAGTCATCTCCTCTTAAACCTTCTCGATGCGGTCATTCGGGTGGGAAATGCTCGCTCCAAAGAGTTGATCAATGAAATCGGGGTGACGGGGAGACGGCGTGCGAGGGAGGTGAATCTCTGGCGGAGGGCGGGAAGCGGAGGGTGGCCGTCAGGTCGCATGCCGTCGCCGAACGCGGTGATGTCGACTTGTCCCCAGGCTCCCGGGAAAGCCTGTGGATAACTCTGTGGACAGAGAAAGTCAGCAGGTAGGACAGTTCCGGTCATCGGATCGGACACCTGCGAGCGGTCCAGAGCGACGAGGATGACGCGGAAGCGGCCCCCGGTCATCGCCTGGAACCGGAAGAGCCGGAAGGGCCGGAAGAGCAGGGGCAGCCGGGACGGGGAGGCGCGGAGGGACGGGGGCGCCCGGCGAGGGGGTGGGGACGGGGGAGCGGGGAGGGCGGGGTGGGGGGGAGGGGAGCCCCCCGGGGACCGACCCCCAGGCGCGTGAAGGGAAGCCTCAGCCCCGCCCGTCCTGGCAGCGCCCCAGCCAGTCCGACGCCTCCGTGAAGTCCGCGTCCGATGTTCCCGCCCGGGGCTTCGACACCTTGTCCGGTGTCACCCCGGCCCGCGGGTAGGAGCCGAGGAACCGCACCTTCGGGGCGGTGCGCTTCAGCCCCATCAGTGCCTCGGCCACCCGCCGCTCGGTGATGTGGCCCTCGGCGTCCACGGCGAAGCAGTAGTTCCCGATTCCCTCTCCCGTGGGCCGGGACTGGATCAGCATCAGGTTGACGCCGCGTACCGCGAACTCCTGGAGGAGTTCGAGCAGCGCGCCGGGCCGGTCGGTGCCCAGCCAGATGACCACCGAGGTCCGGTCGGCGCCGGTGGGTGCCGCGGGCCGGGCCGGGCGGCCCACCAGGACGAATCGGGTCTCCGCGTTCTGCGCGTCGTGGATGTCGGTGACCAGGGCTTCGAGCCCGTAGGTCGCGGCGGCGAACTCGCCCGCGAAGGCGGCGTCGTACTTGCCTTCCTTGACGAGCCGCGCCCCGTCGGCGTTGGAGGCGGCGGACTCCCACAGCGCGTCGGGCAGGTTGGCCCGGAGCCAGTTGCGGACCTGGGGCTGGGCGACCGGGTGCCCGGTCACCGTCCGTACGTCGGACAGCCGGGTACCGGGCCGTACCAGCAGGGCGAACGCGATCGGCAGCAGCACCTCGCGGTAGATCATCAGCGGTGTGCCGGAGGCCAGCTCGTCGAGGGTGGCGGTGACGCCGCCTTCCACCGAGTTCTCGATGGGGACGAGGGCCGCCGCGGCGTCCCCGTTGCGGACGGCGTCGAGGGCGGCGGGCACGGACACCATCGGGACGAGTTCCCGGGTGGCGGCTTCCGGGAGCGTGCGGAGGGCGGCTTCGGTGAAGGTGCCCTCGGGACCCAGATACGTGTAGCGCGTGGCTGACATACGGTCACCCTAATGCGAGCCGGAGCGGGCTCCGTCCCACCGGGGCGGCCACCGGCACCCGGGCCGGGCCCCGGCTGTCCGGGGATGCCCGGCCCGCCGTCCGCGCACCGCCCGGCCCATCGTGGGACGGCGCCCGCCCCGCTGAGGGACGGCGCCCGACCCACCGCAGGACCGTGCCCGACCGCCCCGAGCCCCGGCCGCCCCGAGCCGCGACCGCCCCGGGCCCTGAGCCGTCAGGACTCCAGCAGCCGCTGCCCCACGTACTCGCCCTCCCGCGCCCCGCCCGGTACCGCGAACAGTCCGCTCGCCTCATGGCGGATGAACGGTGAGAGCGCGTCGCCCCGGTCGAGTTTCCGCTGCACCGGGACGAAGCCCCGCAGCGGGTCCGCCTGCCAGCAGACGAAGAGCAGCCCGGCGTCCGGTGTGCCGTCGGGCCCGATCCCGTCGTGATACGAGAAGGGCCGCCGCAGCATCGCGGCCCCGCCGTTCTGCTCCGGCGCGGAGATCCGTGCGTGGGCGTTGGCCGGGATGGCCGGCTGTCCGTCCGGGCGCAGCTCGTCGAGGGCGAGCGGGGTGGTCTCCGTCCCTCCGGTGAGGGGCGCGCCGTCCGCCTTGCGGCGTCCGATGATCTCCTCCTGCCGGGTCAGGGCGAGTCGCTCCCAGTCGTCGAGCAGCATGCGGATGCGGCGGACGACGGCGTACGAGCCTCCCGCGAGCCAGTCGTCCGCGCCGCCCGCGCTGTTCGTGCCGCCCCGAGGGGTTCCCGCGCCCGCCGGGGGGACGAAGATCCGGCGGTCGAAGTCGGGGTCCGAGGGCTGGGGGTTGTTGGTGCCGTCGACCTGGCCCATGAGGTTGCGGGCGGTCATCGGGCGGGCGGTCGCGCCGGGGGAACGATTGAATCCGTTCATCTGCCAGCGCACGCGTGCCGCGTCCGCCGCGGCCCGCTGGATCTCCCGCAGCGCGTGGAAGGCGACGAGGCCGTCGTCGGCGCCGATCTGTATCCACAGGTCGCCGTTGGAGCGCCGGGGGTCCAGCCGGTCGGCGGAGAAGGGCGGCAGCGGGTCGAGTCCCGCGGGCCGCCGGTCGGCCAGGCCGGTGCGGTCGAAGAAGGTGCGTCCGAAGCCGAAGGTGAGCGTCAGCGAGGAGGGCCCGGCGTCCAGGGCGATCCCGGTGTCGTCGGTTCCGGCGGGCTGCCCGTCCATCAGCCCGGCGGCCAGCGCGGACCAGCGGCGCATCAGGGCGGCGGCTTCCTTGCGGCCTGCGCCGGGGGCGAGGTCGAAGGCGACCAGATGGCCGCGCGACTGCGCCGGGGTGGTGATTCCGGGCTGGTGCTCGCCGTGGAAGGCGACGGTGGTGGAGCCGACCGAGGCCAGCTCGGCGGGGGTGTCGTCGAGGGCGGCGGCCCGGACGGCCGCGCCGCCCACCGCCCCCAGGGCCAGCCCTCCGGCGCCGACCGCGCCCGCCGTGCCGAGGAGTCGTCGTCTCGATACACCGGTGCTCTCCGGAACGGTGCTCTCCGTAACGGGGGTTTCCGGAACGGTGCTTTCCGGCGCGGCCTTCTCCGCCGGGTGTCCGCCGGACTCCATGGGCTTGGCGCTTCTCACAGGCTTCTCGGTCCGCCGGGTGCGTCGGGTGCGTCGGGTCTGTTCGTTCTGCTGCGTCTGCTGCGTCTGCTGCGTCTGCTGCGTCTGCGGGGTCCGCCGGGTCTGTTCGCTCGATGCGCCGGACGTGTCGTGCACGGGTTTCACGGGAGCATCAGCCGATCTTCAGAGTGTCGGCGACGGTCGTCTGGTCGATGTCGGAGGTCCGCACGGTCACCTGGACCTTCCAGTCGCCGGGCAAGGGGATCTGCACCGAAGCCGTGCTCCAGTGCCCGGGCGCCAGCCGTTCGGGTGCCACCGGCAGCGGGCCGACCTGCTGGGCCTGGAGCGTGAACGAGATTTTCAGCTCGGGCACGTCCAGGGGCCTGCCGTCCTTGCCGTCGACCCACACATGCAGGGCGTTGCCGCCGGGGCGGGCCGGGTCGAGGGTGAGGCGCACGGTGCCGCTGCCGTCGGTGCCGCCGGTGTCGAACGGCAGCTTCAGCTCCACCGGGCCGCGGGGCGCGGCCGGGGCCGCGGCCGAGGAGCCGCCCGGGCCGCCGTTCTGTTCCGTCGCCTCGGCCGTGCGGCCCGGTTCGGTGGTGGTCAGAACGGTGGTCACGGCGAGCAGCACCACCGCGACGCCGGTCTCGGCGAGCACGGAACGGCGCAGTCCGGCGCGGTCGGGGTCGGCGTCGCGCTCCTTCTTGCGGCGGGCGGTCGCCATGACGGCCCGCTGCCGGGCGAGCTGGGCGGCGCGTACGGGATCGGGTGCGCCGCCGCCGCCGCTGGCGCTGCCGTCGTCGTCGCCGGTGCCCCTGCCCATGTCTTCGGTCCCAGTGGTCCCAGCGGTACCGGCAGCCTCAGCGGCCCCGGAGCCGCCCGTCTCCGCCCCCTCCGGCCCGCGTTCGGCACCGGCCAGCCGCGCCGTCCATGTCCGTGAGTACCGGGCGACCCCGAGCATCACGGCCACCAGCGCCACCTTGACCAGCAGCCAGCGCCCGTACTCCGTACCGGTCAGCGCGGACCACGACCCGAGCTGCCGCCAGGACTGGTAGAGCCCGGTGACCGCGAGGACGACCACGCTCGCGAAGGCGACCCGGGAGAACCGCCGCGCCGCGTCCGCCCCGAACGACGGCACCCGGTGGAGCGCCGTCAGCAGGGCCGCGAGCCCGCCGAGCCAGCAGGCGACGGCCAGCAGATGCAGCACGTCCAGCGGCATCGCGAGCCCCGTCTGGATGCCCGTCGAGGCGTGTTCCGAGAGTGCCCAGGTGGCGGCGATCCCGGCGGCGACCACCGTGCCGCCGACCGCGAGCCCGAAGGTGAGGTCCTTCTCCCGGCCGCCGTCCCGCGCGCCGCCGTCACCGCCGTCCCGCGCACCACCGTTACCAGTGGCACCACCGTCACCCGCGTCATCCGCGCTGTCCGCGCCGGAGCCGCCCGCCGCCACCGCCCGCGTCTCCCTCGCGTAGGTGCCGAACAGCACCGCGATGAACAGCGCCGCCGCGCCGAGCAGCAGCAGCCGGGAGACGAGCGCCGCGCCCGTCTTCGTCTCCAGGACGGGCTGGAGCCCGCCGAGGTCGAAGACGTCGGCGAGCGTCCCGGAGGTGGTGTACGGGCCGCGCAGCAGCAGCATGGCGAGGGTGGACGCGGTGAGGGCGACCCACGACCGGGCGACGAGCCGTTGCAGCGGCCTCGCCCCCGCGCCGGGCCGCCAGCACAGCTGGATGAACGCGACCGCGCCGACCAGCAGCGCGAACGAGCCGTACGCCGTGTACCGCGCGAGGTCGTAGAGGACGCCGACGGCGCCGCCGCCCGCCTCCTGGTCGGGGAGGGCGACCTGGGTCGCGGAGGGCGCGCCGATGGAGAAGGTGAACGCGCCCGAGATGGGGTGGCTGTCGGCGGACACGCCCTGCCAGGCCACGGTGTAGGTGCCGTCGGGCAGCTCCGGCCGCAGTTCGGTGCCGTACCGGACCGTCCCGCCTTCGGAGAGGTCGCGCACGGTGCCGGTGTCGGCGCGTTTCCCGCTGGGTTCGAGGACCCGGATGGAGTCCTTCCCCAGGGCGATCTGCTCGGAGAAGGTGAGGGACACCTCCCGGGGGGCGGTCGCGACCACCGCCCCGTCCTGGGGATCGCTCCCGGTCAGGGCGGCGTGTGCCGACGCGGGTGGCGCGGCGGCGAGCAGCGCGCCGATGACCGTGCCGAGCAGCACGGCCAGGGCGAGCAGCGCGCGTACCGGGCCTGGTGCCGGGACGGGGCGCGGGGCGGTGGTGGCGGTCATGATGCGGTGGTCCGTCCCCTCGTCACCGGTGGTTCTTCGGGTTGTGCGACGGTTCCTCGACCGGGAGGTCGACCGTGATCGGGTCGGATTTCTCGAAGCGCAGCTCCACCGTGACGGTGTCGCCCTGTTCGGGGCGGTGCTTGAGGCCCATGAACATGATGTGGCTGCCGCCGCGTTCGAGGTCCAGCGCGCCACGGGCGGGGACGTCGAACTCCGCGACCTTCCGCATCCGCTGGTCCTTCGACTCGTGGATCGACACATCGTCGGAGAGCGCGCTGGTGACACCGGTCAGCTTGTCGGCGGTGCCGCCTTCGTTGCGTACGGTGAGGAATCCGGCGGCCACGTCGTTGACGGGCTGGGGCATGAAGGCGCCGTCGACGGTGAGCCGGGGCGGGCCGTCGTCCGGGCCGGAGCCGTCGCCGCCGGTGGAGCAGCCGGTGAGCGCCAGTGCCGCGGCGAGGGCGAGTGCCGCTCCGAGGCGGGCGCGCGGGTCCCGGCGTCGGCGGTCGGCGCGCGGGGTCCGGCGGCCGGTGGTGCGCAGGGGGTCCCGGGGGGTCACGGCTTCTCCCCCCGTACGAGCTTGGGCAGGTCCTTGGCGAACTCGTCGGACGAGGTGTTCTCGCCGTAGAGTACATATCCCTGGTCGGTCTCGGGGGAGAACGCGACGACCTGGGCTCCGTGCATGGACACGACCGAGCCCTTCTCCTTCTTGGCGGGGTCGATGCCGATGCCGACCTGACGGGCGCCCGCCTGGATGGTGGGGAAGTCGCCGCTGAGGCCGATGAAGGACTTGTCCCCGGCGGCGGGCAGCCACTCGCCCAGCGCCTTGGGGGTGTCGCGTTCGGGGTCGGTGGTGACGAAGACGACCTGGAGCTTGTCCTGGTCGGCCTGGGGGAGGGTCTTCTCGGCGATGGCGATGTTGCTCATCGTCACCGGGCAGACGTCCGGGCAGTGGGTGTAGCCGAAGAAGAGCAGCGTGGGCTTGCCCTTGGTCTGCTCCCGCAGGTCGTACTTCTTGCCCCGGGTGTCGGTGAGGACGAGGTCGGGCTTGGTGTACGGGCGGTCGAGCACCGTGCCGGGCTTGGCCTCCTGGGTGGCGGAGATCTCGGCGACGCCGTCGTCGGACGCCTTGTTCCCGGAGCCGCCGGAGCAGGCGGAGAGGGTGAGGGCGGCGGCCAGGGTGAGCGCGGCGGCGGTCACGGTCTTCTGCCGGGAGGTACGGGAGGTACGGGAGGTACGGGGAGTGCGGGGGGTACGGGCGTTACGCATGGAACGACATCCCAGGGGTGTGTGCGGCTCGGCGGGTACGGGCGGCGGTGCGGCGGTTCATCCGGCGGGTCACCGGTGGGGTCACGCGGCGCGGCGGCGGCCGGCGAGGACACCGAAGGCGACACCGGCGGCACCGACCAGGATGCCGACCACGCCCAGCACCCGGGCGGTCGGGTCGGACCCGTCGTCGCCCTGGTCGGACCCGGCGGAGGAGGTGGTGCCGGACGCGCCGTCGTGACCGCCGTGCGCCCCGCCCTTCTCCTCCTTCGTGCCCTTCCCGTCCGTCGCGCCCTTCTGGGCCTTCTGCTGCCCGCCACTCGCGTGGTGGTCCGCGCCCGCGGCGGTCAGCTCCAGCACCGGAGCGGGCGACTGCGGCTCCTCACCGCCCTCGGCGGGCACCTCGATCCAGCGCACGACCTCGTTGTTGTCGTAGGTCTGGAGCGCCTTGAAGACCACCCGGCCGCTGTCCTCGGGAAGCTGTCCGAGCGATACGGGGAACTGCTGGAACTGGCCCGGCCCGATCTTGGAGCCGTCCGCGGTCCAGGTGATCCGCGAGACGGCCTCGGTGATCTGCTTGCCGTGCACGGTGAGCGGCTTGTCCAGCTTCGCCGTGGTGACGGAGACCTTCCAGCCGGGGACGGGCTGCGGCAGCACCGACGCCATCGGCTGGTCGGTGGGGAGGTTCACCTCCAGCTTCACGGTGGAGGCGTCGTCGCGCTCATTGGGGACCTTGAAGTTGACGGTGGCGTAGCCGCCGCGCGCCGCCTCGCCCTGCGGCTGCACGCTGACGTGCGCGAAGGCGGGGCCGGAGAACAGCAGTACGGCGGAGGCGCCGATCCCGCCCGCGATCACCGTTCGAACGATACGAGGGGAACGGGCACCGCGGCCCGTACGGGCCGGGGCGGCGGCGTCGGTGTCGGCGGTGCGGGAACGCTGAAAACCACGCATAAAGGTCATGGTGCGAACACTCCATCACGTCAGGGAGAAAGCGAGCGGAAAGGGGATGTGCCGGGTGGACGGATCGACCCACACGGGCACCACGGCCCCACTCCTGACGAGCGGGCCGGATCAGGCGGCGAGAACGCAGCGGGCGGGCGGCCCGCGCCTGATCACGGTGTGCTGAAGTGCCTCGCCGGAGACCGGCGGAGGAGGTTCCTCCCGATGGCGCCGCGGCCCTGCCGGAGCGGCGGACCCCGTCGGCAGACCGGCCCCCAGCGCGCACGCGAGCGCCAGCGCGGCCCGCAGCGGGGCCAGCCACGCCGCCTCCGCCTGCCCGGCCGTCTCCCGGGCCGTACGCGCCGAGCGCTCCGACAGCCGGACCAGCCGCGCCAGCGCCAGATCGCCGCGCCGCAGCAGCCAGCCCGTGGCCACCGCGGCCAGCAGATGACCGAGCAGCATCGGCAGGGACGGCAGCAGCTCGGGCGCGGGCACGGGGTGCGCGGGACCCGGTGCCACCGGCGGGTTCAGACCGGCGAGTGTGACGACCCGTCGCGCCTCGGCCGCGTCCAGCGTGGCCGGACCGGCCCCGCAGACCAGCTCCGCCGCCATCCGGATCAGCGCGTCGTCACCGCTCACGGAACCGCTCGCGGAGCCACCGGCCCCGGTGCGGTGCCGCTGCCCCAGCCCGAAGAGCGTGTGCAGCGCGAGCTGCCCCGCGCCCAGCGCGAGACCGATCACGAGAAGGGAGCGCGCGCGCCCCGCCAGCGGCAGGACCAGCGCGAACACCCCGGCGAAACCGGCCGCGAGCGTCCACCACGGGACCGCCGCGCAGGAGGCCACCGCATGCCCCGTCGCGGACAGCGCGACACAGACCGCGGCGAACACCGCGGCCCTCAGCAGCCGTGGGCCGGCCTTCGTCCGCACCCGGCCGAGCGGTCCGGACGAGGGGTCCGGCGGCAACGGCGCGCGGGGCGGAAGGGGCGGCGAGGACGGGGACGACATGGCCGGGTCATCATCCCACTGCGCCCCGTGCCCCCGGACGCCAGGTCCATGCTTCGCCCGCCGGACCGTGCGCCGTGCCGGACACCGGGGCCGCGCCGCCGGGCACCGGCTCCGCCGAGCGCCCGACTTCGGCCATGTCCCGGGGATCACCCGGACCCCCGCACTCCGGTGCGACCGGCGGGTACGGCCGGGGCACCGCCACACCGTCGGCCGAATGAGCGCAATCCCGGGGACGGCGTGCTTATGGTTCACCTCCCAGGGGCAATACGTATCGGTATGTCGAGCCGCAGCCAGGAGGCCGGAGTATGAGCATCTGGTGGTCACTCCATTTGCGGCGTGAGGCCGCGAGCATTCCGCTCGCACGCCGGCTCCTGGTCGGCGCGATGGAGACCGCCGGAGTCGACCCCGATGTCTCCTTCGATCTCTCCGTGGCGCTCAGCGAGGCATGCGCCAACGCCGTCGAGCACGGCGGCGGTCAGGGAACGGGGCACTCCGCGGGGGCCTATCGCGTGACCGCCTACCTGGACGGCGAGAAGTGCCGCATCGAGGTCACGGACTCGGGGCCCGGCTTTCCCGCGCGGCGCGCGGGCTGCGCCCACACCAGAGCGCAGCAGATCCCGCCGACCGCGGAGAGCGGGCGCGGACTCTGTCTGATCGAGCAGCTCGCCGACCATGTGCACTTCGGCAACCGGCCCGGGCACGGGGCCGTGGTCAGCTTCGACAAGGCGCTGAAATTCCAGGAGGGCGCGTTGCTCAAAGTGTCGTGAGCCCCACCCGGGTTCCACGACGCCTTGAGCAACGCGCCCTCCTCGTGTCCGGACCGGCCCTCCGGCCGCCCGGGTGGCCCGGCCCCGTCGGGGCCGGGCCGGGGCGGGTCAGCCCTTGAGCGAGGCCATCCAGGACTCGATCTCCTCGGCACGGCGCGGCAGCGCGTCCGAGAGGTTCCGGTTCCCGTCCTCGGTGATCAGGATGTCGTCCTCGATCCGGACGCCGATGCCGCGGTACTCCTCCGGCACGGTCAGATCGTCGACCTGGAAGTAGAGACCGGGCTCCACCGTCAGGCACATGCCCGGCTCCAGGGTGCCGTCGACATAGCTCTCGGTACGCGCGGCGGCGCAGTCGTGGACGTCCATGCCGAGCATGTGACCGGTGCCGTGCAGGGTCCAGCGGCGCTGGAGACCCAGTTCGAGCACCCGCTCCACCGGGCCCTCGACCAGGCCCCACTCCACCAGACGCTCGGCCAGCACCCGCTGGGCGGCGTCGTGGAAGTCACGGAACTTGGCCCCCGGCTGCACGGCCGCGATGCCCGCCTCCTGGGCGTCGTACACCGCGTCGTAGATCTTGCGCTGGAGCTCGGAGAAGCGGCCGTTGATCGGCAGCGTGCGCGTGACGTCGGCGGTGTACAGCTCCGTGGTCTCCACACCGGCGTCGAGCAGCAGCAGATCGCCGGAGCGGACCGCGCCGTCGTTGCGGACCCAGTGCAGGGTGGTGGCGTGCGGACCGGCGGCGCAGATGGAGCCGTAGCCGACGTCGTTGCCCTCGACCCGGGCGCGCAGGAAGAACGTTCCTTCGATGTAGCGCTCGCTGGTGGCCTCGGCCTTGTCGAGGACCTTCACCACGTCCTCGAAGCCGCGGGCGGTGGAGTCGCACGCCTTCTGGAGTTCCGCGATCTCGAACGCGTCCTTCACCAGCCGCGCCTCGGAGAGGAAGACGCGCAGCTCCTCGTCCCGCTCGGCGGTGACCTTGTCGGTGAGGGCGGCCTCGATACCGGCGTCGTGGCCGCGGACGGCGCGGACCGGACCGGTGGCCTCGCGCAGCAGCTCCGGCAGCTCCCGGACGTCCTTCGCGGGCAGGCCGAGAAGCTGCTCCGCCTCACCGAGGGAGTGCCGGCGGCCCACCCACAGCTCGCCCTGGCCGGAGAGCCAGAACTCGCCGTTCTCCCGGTCGGAGCGGGGCAGCAGATAGATGGTCGCCGTGTGGCCGTCGGCGGTGGGCTCCAGGACGAGGACGCCGTCCTCGGTCTGGTCGCCGGTGAGGTAGGCGTACTCCGTGGCGGCACGGAACGAGTACTCCGTGTCGTTGGAACGGGTCTTCAGATTCCCCGCCGGGATCACCAGGCGCTCGCCCGGGAAACGCCGGGAGAGGGCGGCACGGCGCGCCGCGGTGTGCGTGGCCT
The nucleotide sequence above comes from Streptomyces clavuligerus. Encoded proteins:
- a CDS encoding SCO family protein, yielding MRNARTPRTPRTSRTSRTSRQKTVTAAALTLAAALTLSACSGGSGNKASDDGVAEISATQEAKPGTVLDRPYTKPDLVLTDTRGKKYDLREQTKGKPTLLFFGYTHCPDVCPVTMSNIAIAEKTLPQADQDKLQVVFVTTDPERDTPKALGEWLPAAGDKSFIGLSGDFPTIQAGARQVGIGIDPAKKEKGSVVSMHGAQVVAFSPETDQGYVLYGENTSSDEFAKDLPKLVRGEKP
- a CDS encoding YcnI family protein produces the protein MRGFQRSRTADTDAAAPARTGRGARSPRIVRTVIAGGIGASAVLLFSGPAFAHVSVQPQGEAARGGYATVNFKVPNERDDASTVKLEVNLPTDQPMASVLPQPVPGWKVSVTTAKLDKPLTVHGKQITEAVSRITWTADGSKIGPGQFQQFPVSLGQLPEDSGRVVFKALQTYDNNEVVRWIEVPAEGGEEPQSPAPVLELTAAGADHHASGGQQKAQKGATDGKGTKEEKGGAHGGHDGASGTTSSAGSDQGDDGSDPTARVLGVVGILVGAAGVAFGVLAGRRRAA
- a CDS encoding ATP-binding protein: MSIWWSLHLRREAASIPLARRLLVGAMETAGVDPDVSFDLSVALSEACANAVEHGGGQGTGHSAGAYRVTAYLDGEKCRIEVTDSGPGFPARRAGCAHTRAQQIPPTAESGRGLCLIEQLADHVHFGNRPGHGAVVSFDKALKFQEGALLKVS
- a CDS encoding aminopeptidase P family protein, which translates into the protein MAEELNPSTAEEEEQQIKPRKNGLYPGVSDELAESMASGWADTELHDLQPIAQATHTAARRAALSRRFPGERLVIPAGNLKTRSNDTEYSFRAATEYAYLTGDQTEDGVLVLEPTADGHTATIYLLPRSDRENGEFWLSGQGELWVGRRHSLGEAEQLLGLPAKDVRELPELLREATGPVRAVRGHDAGIEAALTDKVTAERDEELRVFLSEARLVKDAFEIAELQKACDSTARGFEDVVKVLDKAEATSERYIEGTFFLRARVEGNDVGYGSICAAGPHATTLHWVRNDGAVRSGDLLLLDAGVETTELYTADVTRTLPINGRFSELQRKIYDAVYDAQEAGIAAVQPGAKFRDFHDAAQRVLAERLVEWGLVEGPVERVLELGLQRRWTLHGTGHMLGMDVHDCAAARTESYVDGTLEPGMCLTVEPGLYFQVDDLTVPEEYRGIGVRIEDDILITEDGNRNLSDALPRRAEEIESWMASLKG